In Rhodopirellula islandica, the following proteins share a genomic window:
- a CDS encoding deoxyribonuclease I — MSDPTEKGHPIQMALIVVLLIGGGWYFFQHYNIDGLDGVAIKPKAEFAWEKLDDPFTFTSSTEAGGSLNWPVDESGNPIEADPVIYSPSDMLRSGPSTKQSVWGTPVEGTNGAAPAEQISAKRPPQYRNLRIASWSLDGFGPTKLASNICRKNLIRVVRQFDLISLQQVSSIHQDLVPRMVDAINENSLGSGGPVFDYVLGGPTGPSDRGEQMVILFRPDRIRVDRTQTYTVADPDQQMLYDPLVAWFRAAQPSAARAWTFTVANVRIDLGRAPSEVALLGQLFDSIRDDGRGEDDILMMGLFQADDAYLLPTIAGQTVRAAVSSTPTDIFGRHQTENIVFDFQSTAEAIGRGGVYDFLRVYNLSLSEAQTVSSYLPVYAEFSPLEGSPIANQATLDQAVVQQASLPSGKAIR, encoded by the coding sequence ATGTCCGATCCAACCGAGAAAGGCCATCCTATTCAAATGGCTTTGATCGTTGTGTTGTTGATCGGCGGGGGATGGTATTTCTTCCAACACTACAACATCGACGGGCTGGACGGGGTCGCGATCAAACCCAAAGCCGAATTTGCTTGGGAGAAACTCGACGACCCGTTCACGTTCACGTCGTCGACAGAAGCTGGCGGATCCCTGAATTGGCCCGTCGATGAGTCGGGCAATCCGATCGAAGCCGACCCGGTCATCTACAGCCCCAGCGACATGCTGCGTTCAGGCCCCTCCACAAAACAAAGCGTTTGGGGCACCCCGGTCGAAGGCACCAACGGTGCGGCCCCGGCCGAGCAGATTTCGGCGAAGCGCCCGCCCCAGTACCGAAATCTTCGCATCGCATCCTGGTCCTTGGATGGATTCGGGCCGACCAAACTGGCCAGCAACATCTGCCGGAAAAACCTGATCCGCGTTGTTCGCCAATTCGACCTGATCTCGCTTCAGCAGGTTTCGTCGATTCATCAAGACCTCGTGCCCCGGATGGTCGACGCGATCAACGAAAACTCACTGGGCAGCGGCGGCCCCGTTTTCGACTACGTTCTCGGTGGTCCAACTGGTCCCTCCGACCGTGGCGAGCAAATGGTGATTCTGTTTCGTCCCGATCGCATTCGAGTCGACCGAACACAGACGTACACGGTTGCCGACCCCGACCAACAGATGCTTTACGACCCGTTGGTCGCCTGGTTTCGCGCGGCGCAACCCAGTGCCGCGAGAGCCTGGACGTTCACGGTGGCAAACGTGCGAATCGATCTGGGCCGAGCCCCCAGCGAAGTCGCCTTGCTGGGGCAGTTGTTCGATTCCATTCGAGATGACGGCCGAGGCGAAGATGACATCCTGATGATGGGGTTGTTCCAAGCCGATGACGCGTACCTGCTGCCGACCATCGCGGGTCAAACCGTTCGTGCGGCCGTGTCCAGCACGCCCACGGATATCTTCGGACGGCATCAGACCGAAAACATTGTGTTCGATTTTCAATCGACCGCAGAAGCCATCGGTCGCGGTGGAGTCTACGACTTCCTTCGCGTGTACAATCTCAGCCTTTCCGAAGCACAAACGGTGTCCAGCTACCTGCCGGTGTACGCCGAGTTCTCGCCACTGGAGGGCTCCCCGATCGCGAATCAGGCCACGTTGGACCAGGCCGTTGTGCAACAAGCGTCGCTGCCAAGCGGCAAAGCGATTCGCTAG
- a CDS encoding glycosyltransferase family 4 protein yields the protein MNHPQEHAPGVENSTGFDRAPEVFVTNFHRRFTGVSATANAVVSGQKSRLKLCLVGDPLPDAPEPLSYHKALRSSSQRPPNRPFSIWHVRRNMEMSAAIFARDVLRLPIRIVFTSAAIRRHSAFPRALISRMDAVVATTETAGAFVPNLASVVPHGVDTHKFTPADDRVAAWQATGLPGKHGIGIVGRVRAEKGTDLFVESMCELLPQNPDFTAVVIGRAKPEDSAFEKALKAKVDACGLTDRIVFIGEVPSHELPTWMRSLSLLVAPARYEGYGMTALEALSSGVPVVAADTGVYASVIEEGVTGHVVPIGGREALRQAIQEMIQDPSRLHTAGQLGRSFAVNSLSLNNEIDGYQQVYDRLWAGESFRARHAA from the coding sequence ATGAATCACCCTCAAGAACACGCCCCCGGCGTCGAGAATTCGACAGGCTTTGATCGAGCCCCGGAGGTCTTCGTGACCAATTTTCACCGACGATTCACCGGTGTTTCCGCAACGGCCAATGCCGTTGTCTCTGGCCAAAAGTCCCGCCTGAAGCTGTGTTTGGTCGGCGATCCTCTTCCTGACGCCCCTGAGCCTCTCAGCTATCACAAGGCCCTTCGCTCCAGTTCCCAGCGGCCTCCGAATCGACCGTTTTCGATCTGGCATGTGCGTCGCAACATGGAAATGAGTGCGGCGATCTTCGCTCGCGATGTCCTGCGACTGCCCATTCGGATCGTGTTCACGTCGGCCGCCATCCGCCGTCACTCGGCGTTCCCGCGAGCCCTGATTTCACGGATGGATGCGGTCGTCGCAACCACCGAAACTGCCGGGGCCTTTGTTCCCAACTTGGCCTCGGTCGTGCCGCACGGGGTCGACACCCACAAATTCACGCCTGCTGACGATCGCGTCGCAGCTTGGCAGGCGACCGGTTTGCCTGGGAAACACGGCATCGGCATCGTCGGCCGTGTGCGAGCCGAAAAGGGGACGGATTTGTTCGTCGAATCGATGTGCGAACTGCTGCCCCAGAATCCCGATTTCACCGCCGTCGTGATCGGTCGTGCCAAACCCGAGGACTCCGCGTTTGAAAAAGCCCTGAAGGCCAAGGTTGACGCTTGCGGGTTGACCGATCGCATCGTTTTCATTGGCGAAGTCCCCAGTCATGAGCTGCCAACTTGGATGCGAAGTCTGTCATTGCTGGTCGCGCCGGCCCGCTACGAGGGCTACGGCATGACCGCGCTTGAGGCGCTGTCCAGTGGCGTTCCTGTGGTGGCGGCCGACACCGGTGTCTATGCCTCCGTGATCGAAGAAGGTGTGACGGGCCATGTCGTCCCGATTGGCGGTCGCGAGGCGCTCCGACAAGCCATTCAGGAAATGATCCAGGATCCAAGCCGGCTCCATACGGCTGGGCAGTTGGGCCGATCCTTCGCCGTGAATTCGCTTAGCCTGAACAACGAGATCGACGGTTACCAGCAAGTCTACGACCGCCTTTGGGCAGGTGAATCCTTTCGTGCTCGCCACGCTGCCTGA
- a CDS encoding sulfite exporter TauE/SafE family protein has translation MLLGGNFWIVAWFFLAALVYSSAGFGGGSTYTALLVLSGVDHRVLPMLSLVCNLLVVSGACLRFTQKKQMPWSRCVPLVVGSIPMAWVGGSIPLDRAVFVPLLSVTLILAGVLLLLGGQTRQAKESASEPVDSEDDLLANPSITPDRKLPWRSSVVLQMALGAGLGLLAGLVGIGGGIFLSPVLHLTRWGHARDIAATSSLFILVNSVAGLMGQTSKHAWSLSEIAVEFQTHAPWWPWLFVSVLIGGQIGNRAASSWLSHRTLRRITAVIVLAAGIRLGWM, from the coding sequence ATGTTATTAGGCGGAAATTTTTGGATCGTGGCGTGGTTCTTTTTGGCCGCGTTGGTGTACAGCAGCGCTGGCTTTGGTGGCGGGTCCACGTACACCGCGTTGCTGGTGCTCAGTGGCGTCGATCATCGCGTTTTGCCCATGCTTTCTTTGGTTTGCAACCTGTTGGTTGTGTCGGGCGCCTGTTTGCGTTTCACACAGAAAAAGCAAATGCCTTGGTCACGTTGTGTCCCCCTGGTGGTCGGGTCGATTCCGATGGCCTGGGTCGGCGGATCGATCCCGCTCGACCGAGCGGTGTTTGTTCCGCTCCTGAGCGTCACCCTGATCTTGGCGGGTGTCTTGTTGCTGTTGGGTGGGCAAACCAGGCAGGCCAAAGAATCCGCTTCGGAGCCGGTGGATTCCGAAGATGACTTGCTAGCAAATCCATCCATCACGCCAGACAGGAAGCTTCCATGGCGATCCAGCGTGGTTTTGCAAATGGCTCTCGGAGCCGGGTTGGGGTTGTTGGCCGGATTGGTGGGGATCGGGGGCGGGATTTTCTTGTCGCCGGTATTGCACCTGACTCGCTGGGGTCACGCTCGCGACATTGCAGCGACCAGTTCGCTGTTCATCCTGGTCAACTCGGTCGCGGGCTTGATGGGGCAAACCAGCAAACACGCTTGGTCACTCAGTGAGATTGCCGTGGAATTTCAAACGCATGCCCCGTGGTGGCCTTGGTTGTTTGTCAGCGTGTTGATCGGTGGTCAGATTGGAAACCGGGCCGCGTCCAGTTGGTTGTCGCATCGGACCCTTCGGCGAATCACTGCCGTGATTGTGCTGGCCGCGGGGATTCGCCTGGGGTGGATGTAG
- a CDS encoding Trx7/PDZ domain-containing (seleno)protein, translating into MSRFLTVRAFALATVFLSAGLFSLFAVAEANAKEDRETIVRNDRERVLATGYWIYNDLDAAYEQARQSGKPILVVLRCLPCEECVKLDDDLVEGDPELKRLLDQYVRVRVVGTNGLDLNVFQYDTDQSFAVFMLNADKTVYGRFGTRSHRTEWLGDVSLEGMAAALRESLKLHAAYPANRESLAGKTGDPLEFVSPEKYPTLSDRPDHLNYSGQVAKSCIHCHQIGEARRDYYWQKGQSIPEEVLHPYPHPKSIGWVLDARYPARVKSVAEDSAAAKAGFQVGDDLLSIHSQPLVSMADVQWALHQVPAEGAEVEIQIKRGDQTQTLTLSLPEGWRRWDDSSWRVSSWMMRRIAGGGMRLLPLDESEHRELQLRSPMALRVANVGKFGLHATAHKAGVRVGDILIEYDGESDLIREADIFDHVNEQHRPGDRVQMKFLRNGRPRTVEIPIQK; encoded by the coding sequence ATGAGCCGCTTTCTCACAGTGCGCGCGTTTGCACTGGCCACCGTGTTTCTCTCAGCCGGTTTGTTCTCGCTTTTCGCGGTTGCCGAGGCCAACGCGAAAGAGGATCGAGAAACGATTGTTCGCAACGACCGCGAGCGTGTCCTGGCGACCGGCTATTGGATTTACAACGACCTGGACGCGGCTTACGAACAGGCCCGCCAGTCCGGCAAACCGATCTTGGTGGTTTTGCGTTGCTTGCCCTGCGAAGAGTGCGTCAAGCTGGACGATGACTTGGTCGAAGGCGACCCTGAGCTGAAGCGTCTGCTTGATCAATACGTTCGTGTTCGTGTGGTCGGCACCAATGGCTTGGATTTGAACGTGTTTCAGTACGACACAGATCAGTCCTTTGCCGTTTTCATGCTCAATGCGGACAAGACTGTTTACGGTCGCTTTGGAACACGCTCCCACCGCACTGAATGGCTGGGCGATGTTTCTTTGGAAGGAATGGCTGCGGCCCTGCGAGAAAGCTTGAAACTGCACGCAGCCTACCCGGCCAATCGTGAATCGCTGGCGGGCAAGACCGGTGATCCGTTGGAGTTTGTTTCTCCGGAGAAGTACCCGACGCTGTCGGACCGGCCTGACCATCTGAATTACTCCGGTCAAGTCGCGAAAAGCTGCATCCATTGCCATCAGATTGGTGAGGCGCGACGCGATTACTACTGGCAAAAAGGGCAGTCGATCCCGGAAGAGGTCCTGCATCCTTACCCACATCCCAAGTCGATTGGATGGGTGCTCGATGCACGGTACCCGGCTCGCGTGAAGAGCGTTGCGGAAGACTCCGCGGCTGCCAAGGCTGGCTTTCAAGTCGGCGATGATTTGCTGAGCATCCATTCGCAACCCTTGGTTTCGATGGCCGATGTGCAGTGGGCTCTCCATCAAGTTCCCGCCGAAGGTGCTGAGGTTGAGATCCAAATCAAACGCGGTGATCAAACGCAGACGCTCACCTTGTCGCTGCCGGAGGGCTGGCGGCGATGGGACGATTCGTCTTGGCGAGTTTCGTCGTGGATGATGCGTCGGATTGCTGGTGGGGGAATGCGTTTACTACCTCTGGACGAAAGTGAGCATCGGGAGCTACAGTTGCGATCTCCGATGGCACTCCGAGTTGCCAACGTTGGCAAATTTGGACTCCATGCGACCGCTCACAAAGCCGGCGTTCGCGTGGGCGACATCTTGATTGAATATGACGGTGAATCGGATTTGATTCGCGAGGCCGACATTTTCGATCACGTGAATGAACAGCATCGCCCGGGCGACCGAGTCCAGATGAAGTTCCTTCGCAATGGCCGTCCACGAACGGTCGAAATTCCAATTCAGAAGTGA
- a CDS encoding NAD(P)H-hydrate epimerase: MNQVPPLPPMTCDQVREIDQVAMKQFQIPGIVLMENAGRGAAECIDQIAPDGSVLILCGKGNNGGDGFTIARHLQLAGREVTIVAMAPADELHGDAAIQAKIAEASGIEIQILQESDEPPQLPAADIIVDGLLGTGAKPPLRGRYAEVVEAANAASAIQFALDIPTGMNGDTGETGATTFVADHTLTFAAPKVGFEKRDAVRFTGEVHVISIGVPLKLLRQFSA, encoded by the coding sequence ATGAATCAGGTTCCCCCACTGCCGCCAATGACATGCGACCAAGTTCGCGAGATTGATCAGGTGGCCATGAAGCAGTTTCAAATCCCTGGCATTGTGTTGATGGAAAATGCGGGACGCGGAGCGGCGGAATGCATCGACCAGATCGCCCCCGACGGAAGTGTGCTGATCCTCTGCGGCAAAGGCAACAACGGTGGCGATGGATTCACGATCGCCCGGCACCTGCAGCTGGCGGGACGAGAGGTGACAATCGTGGCGATGGCACCAGCGGACGAACTGCACGGTGACGCTGCCATCCAAGCCAAGATCGCCGAAGCTTCAGGGATCGAGATTCAGATTCTTCAAGAATCTGACGAGCCCCCGCAGTTGCCGGCGGCAGACATCATCGTCGATGGCTTGCTGGGCACCGGAGCCAAACCGCCACTGCGAGGTCGCTACGCGGAGGTCGTGGAGGCGGCCAACGCAGCCTCGGCAATCCAGTTCGCCCTGGACATCCCGACCGGAATGAACGGCGACACGGGAGAAACGGGCGCGACAACGTTTGTTGCCGATCACACGCTGACCTTCGCCGCCCCCAAGGTTGGCTTTGAAAAGCGAGACGCTGTCCGTTTCACTGGCGAGGTCCACGTGATCTCCATCGGCGTGCCTCTGAAACTGCTGCGTCAATTCAGTGCCTGA
- a CDS encoding FkbM family methyltransferase: MPKKTVGQRIAQLFRKPWKTLTNSRYRDFRRAYNQFRSDGIPTKRYEFDDLGSNSIVLDLGGFRGEWADDIHARYGSTVHVFEPHPRFASELQAKYAGHSHIHVHAVALSSSDGELILSDTGDASSAIREGEKSISGRRVEAGAYLQSIGVDHADLMKVNIEGGEYDILPHLASLGWLPRIETIQVQFHDLSASSDDDRNHIRRDLAQSHGEDWCYPFVWEQWSKPADVIQVPQRAA, encoded by the coding sequence ATGCCCAAGAAAACAGTCGGACAACGAATTGCTCAGCTCTTTCGCAAACCGTGGAAGACCCTGACCAACTCACGTTACCGCGATTTCCGACGGGCTTACAACCAATTCCGAAGCGATGGGATCCCCACCAAGCGATACGAGTTTGATGACCTTGGATCCAATTCCATCGTCTTGGATCTCGGCGGTTTTCGGGGCGAGTGGGCCGATGACATTCATGCTCGTTACGGTTCGACCGTGCATGTTTTCGAACCGCACCCACGATTCGCGTCCGAATTGCAGGCCAAGTACGCGGGCCACTCCCACATTCATGTGCACGCGGTCGCGCTGAGCAGTTCCGATGGCGAGCTGATTCTGTCCGACACCGGGGATGCGTCTTCCGCCATTCGCGAAGGCGAGAAATCGATCAGTGGTCGCCGAGTCGAAGCAGGGGCCTACTTGCAAAGCATCGGCGTCGATCATGCGGATCTGATGAAGGTGAACATCGAGGGAGGCGAATATGACATCCTGCCTCACCTGGCCAGCCTCGGATGGCTGCCGCGGATTGAAACCATTCAGGTCCAGTTCCATGACTTGAGTGCATCCAGCGACGACGACCGCAACCACATCCGCCGTGACCTCGCACAGTCACACGGCGAAGACTGGTGTTACCCGTTTGTTTGGGAACAATGGTCCAAGCCCGCCGACGTGATTCAGGTGCCCCAACGCGCCGCCTAA
- a CDS encoding cysteine desulfurase family protein, with the protein MIYLDHHATTPCDPRVVEAMLPYLTQHFGNPHSDSHEAGREARRAIDQSLDSMAAILNAPRESMVVTSGATESINLALRGFLMHPRCKRHQVVLCETEHPAVLEVADDLSKQATASGQPIEIIRVGVHPHDHPSAGQVDVDQLRAVVNEQTAVVSIMWANNEIGSIAPIQSLAEITHEAGAVLHCDATQAVGRLPVDVRATDVDLLTASAHKFYGPKSTGFLVVGNGNRRLRLRPQIVGGGQQRGLRGGTLNPATIVAMATAMRIANDDLESDTSRILELREMLWNRLHSALDGLQLNGTSWREDSSARLPGNLNVRLRDIEGEAWMAATPDVAFSSGSACSSTEALPSHVLLAMGLTESEARRSVRFGIGRFNTVDEIHAAADQLIASHQKLVG; encoded by the coding sequence ATGATCTATCTCGACCATCATGCCACGACGCCCTGCGACCCACGTGTCGTCGAGGCGATGTTGCCCTACCTGACGCAGCACTTTGGCAACCCGCACAGCGATTCCCACGAGGCCGGACGCGAAGCTCGCCGGGCGATCGACCAATCGCTCGATTCGATGGCCGCGATCCTGAATGCTCCTCGCGAAAGCATGGTCGTGACGTCCGGAGCCACCGAGAGCATCAACCTGGCTCTGCGAGGTTTCCTGATGCACCCGCGTTGCAAACGGCACCAAGTGGTGCTTTGCGAAACCGAACATCCAGCGGTCTTGGAAGTGGCGGATGACTTGTCCAAGCAAGCCACTGCCAGCGGCCAACCCATCGAGATCATTCGCGTGGGCGTGCATCCTCACGACCACCCGTCCGCCGGACAAGTCGACGTGGATCAGTTGCGTGCCGTGGTCAACGAGCAGACCGCGGTGGTTTCCATCATGTGGGCCAACAATGAAATCGGCTCCATCGCACCCATCCAATCCCTCGCCGAGATCACTCACGAAGCGGGCGCGGTGCTGCACTGCGACGCGACTCAGGCAGTCGGGCGATTGCCGGTCGATGTGCGAGCGACTGACGTTGATTTGCTGACCGCCTCAGCCCACAAATTCTATGGTCCCAAGAGCACTGGTTTCCTGGTGGTCGGCAACGGCAATCGACGCTTGCGACTGCGCCCCCAAATCGTCGGCGGTGGCCAGCAACGAGGGCTTCGCGGCGGAACGCTGAACCCTGCCACTATCGTCGCGATGGCCACGGCAATGCGAATCGCGAACGACGATCTCGAAAGCGACACCTCACGGATTTTGGAACTGCGTGAGATGCTTTGGAATCGTTTGCATTCCGCGCTCGATGGCTTGCAACTCAATGGCACCAGTTGGCGAGAGGATTCATCGGCCCGCTTGCCAGGCAACCTGAACGTCCGTTTGCGAGACATCGAAGGCGAAGCCTGGATGGCGGCCACGCCAGACGTTGCATTCAGCAGCGGATCCGCCTGCAGCAGCACCGAGGCTCTTCCCAGCCATGTGCTGCTGGCGATGGGATTGACCGAATCGGAAGCCCGACGAAGCGTGCGATTCGGCATCGGGCGATTCAACACCGTCGACGAAATCCATGCCGCCGCGGATCAACTGATCGCATCGCATCAAAAGTTGGTCGGTTAG
- a CDS encoding ankyrin repeat domain-containing protein, whose translation MQNHPPRTRRVPVRSFSLFSVLILGSTAVLSGCESKRLSPEDFPRREREEVLAPQAPEGMATSEDVPLPETSPEDQFREAAMLGDLAGVKRLAGQGVEVSAMDEHQRTAMQMAAFDGHTPVVEWFLSQDVEVDHRDSFGRTALMYASTADNAETVKLLLDAGAAVDLVDSEEHFSPLMFAAAEGQMAVVELLLEAGADPTKKDTDGETAIDFASSNGHTEVVKRLQK comes from the coding sequence ATGCAAAACCACCCGCCTCGGACGCGTCGCGTTCCCGTTCGTTCGTTCTCGTTGTTCAGCGTCTTGATTCTCGGCTCCACCGCCGTGCTTTCGGGGTGCGAATCCAAGCGTCTGTCGCCCGAAGATTTCCCGCGACGAGAACGCGAAGAGGTCCTGGCACCGCAAGCTCCCGAAGGCATGGCCACGTCGGAAGATGTGCCACTGCCCGAGACGTCCCCCGAAGACCAATTTCGCGAAGCCGCGATGCTAGGCGACTTGGCGGGGGTGAAACGACTCGCTGGCCAAGGCGTGGAAGTGTCGGCGATGGACGAACACCAACGCACAGCGATGCAAATGGCCGCGTTTGACGGCCACACCCCGGTGGTCGAATGGTTTCTGTCCCAGGATGTCGAAGTCGACCACCGAGATTCATTTGGACGCACGGCGCTGATGTACGCCTCCACCGCGGACAACGCCGAAACAGTCAAGCTGTTGCTCGATGCCGGCGCGGCAGTCGATTTGGTCGACAGCGAAGAACACTTTTCACCGCTGATGTTTGCCGCTGCGGAAGGCCAAATGGCGGTCGTCGAACTGTTGCTCGAGGCGGGCGCCGACCCGACCAAGAAAGACACCGATGGCGAGACCGCGATCGATTTTGCCAGCAGCAACGGCCACACCGAAGTCGTCAAACGACTGCAAAAGTGA
- a CDS encoding FmdB family zinc ribbon protein yields MPLYEYECKTCDDVVEILVRSQDEEVACPKCSSAELTRVLSVPSAPSMSGGSSSLPMAGGGEACGAPRCCGGGGCQM; encoded by the coding sequence ATGCCTCTGTACGAATACGAATGCAAGACGTGTGATGACGTGGTTGAGATTTTGGTTCGATCTCAGGATGAAGAAGTGGCCTGCCCGAAGTGCAGCAGTGCTGAATTGACGCGTGTTCTCAGCGTCCCCTCGGCTCCCTCGATGAGCGGCGGCAGTTCGAGTTTGCCCATGGCGGGCGGTGGCGAAGCCTGTGGTGCCCCGCGATGTTGCGGCGGCGGTGGTTGCCAAATGTAA
- the odhB gene encoding 2-oxoglutarate dehydrogenase complex dihydrolipoyllysine-residue succinyltransferase, protein MSDIIPVEVPTVGESISEVQIGNWLKQEGDWVKNGEDLVEIETEKASVQIPAPVSGFLQSITKQSEEFAEVGQQIASIQVAEQPAGGGGSASGGSAPAAGKPAPAPAASAPAPAASSPAQGGGGFVMPAAQRLLDEHKLDSSQVPATGPGGRLLKEDVLAYIRSGASRPAAPPAVPATPAPAPAQPMSVPETPSLMTSGGYRSEEVKPMSMLRRTIASRLVQAQQTAALLTTFNEINMAPVMAIRSKYKDAFAKKHGVKLGFMSFFAKATVEALRRYPAVNAEIRGDSMVYRNYQDIGIAIGGGKGLVVPVLRNVERMSFAEVEGSISEYARLAGENRLQPSDLMGGTFTISNGGIYGSLLSTPIVNPPQSGILGLHSIQERPVAEDGQVVIRPMMYVALTYDHRIVDGREAVGFLVAIKETIEDPARLFLEV, encoded by the coding sequence GTGAGCGACATCATTCCCGTCGAAGTTCCTACCGTTGGCGAATCGATCAGCGAAGTGCAAATCGGCAATTGGCTCAAACAAGAAGGTGACTGGGTCAAGAACGGCGAAGACCTCGTCGAAATTGAAACGGAAAAAGCGTCGGTGCAAATCCCCGCTCCTGTCAGCGGTTTCTTGCAGTCGATCACGAAACAGTCCGAGGAATTCGCCGAAGTCGGCCAACAAATCGCCTCGATTCAAGTCGCGGAACAGCCCGCTGGCGGCGGTGGATCTGCAAGCGGTGGTTCGGCCCCTGCGGCTGGCAAGCCCGCACCGGCCCCTGCAGCCTCGGCACCCGCACCGGCCGCATCCAGTCCCGCCCAAGGTGGCGGAGGGTTTGTGATGCCCGCCGCCCAGCGGTTGCTCGATGAACACAAGTTGGATTCGTCGCAGGTTCCCGCCACTGGTCCCGGGGGACGCTTGCTGAAAGAAGACGTGTTGGCTTACATCCGTAGCGGAGCCTCCCGCCCAGCTGCACCGCCAGCCGTTCCTGCCACGCCTGCGCCCGCCCCGGCTCAGCCAATGTCGGTGCCGGAAACTCCGTCGTTGATGACCAGCGGTGGTTACCGGTCCGAAGAAGTCAAACCGATGAGCATGCTGCGTCGCACAATTGCGTCGCGTCTCGTCCAGGCCCAGCAAACCGCGGCTCTGCTGACGACATTCAACGAGATCAACATGGCACCGGTCATGGCGATTCGCAGCAAATACAAAGACGCCTTCGCCAAGAAACACGGTGTCAAACTTGGCTTCATGTCGTTCTTTGCCAAAGCCACCGTGGAAGCCCTGCGACGTTATCCCGCCGTCAACGCGGAAATTCGTGGCGACTCGATGGTCTATCGCAACTACCAAGACATCGGCATCGCGATTGGCGGTGGCAAGGGCTTGGTCGTTCCGGTCCTTCGCAATGTGGAACGCATGTCGTTCGCCGAAGTCGAAGGCAGCATCTCCGAGTACGCTCGCCTGGCGGGTGAAAACCGGTTGCAACCCAGTGACTTGATGGGCGGCACGTTCACGATCAGCAACGGCGGGATCTACGGATCGCTGCTCAGCACGCCGATCGTCAACCCACCGCAAAGCGGCATCTTGGGCCTGCATTCGATTCAAGAACGCCCCGTCGCGGAAGACGGCCAAGTCGTGATTCGTCCGATGATGTATGTCGCGTTGACCTATGACCACCGCATCGTCGACGGTCGGGAAGCGGTTGGGTTCTTGGTCGCGATCAAAGAAACGATCGAAGACCCAGCCCGACTGTTCTTGGAAGTCTGA